ATTTTTGTTTGGATCTTCTTGTTGAACTTGATGGATTTGGTACCTGTTGACTTTTTACCAGCGACAGCCCAATTCATAGGCGTTCATTTATTCGGTGCAGATCCGCATCATGTATATTTCAAATTCGTACCAACGACAGACTTGAATGCTACCTTGGGTTTATCTTTGTCTGTGTTTGTATTGATCATTTTTTACAGCATCAAGATCAAAGGCGTGAGTGGGTTTGTCGGAGAACTTACTTTGCAGCCTTTTGGTAAGTGGATGATTCCTTTTAACTTGCTGTTAGAAGGGGTAGGACTGCTTGCCAAGCCTGTTTCATTAGCCTTGCGTTTGTTCGGTAACCTATATGCTGGCGAATTGATTTTTATCTTGATTGCTTTATTGCCATTCGGTTTGCAGTGGTTGCTGTCGGTGCCGTGGGCGATTTTCCATATTTTGGTCATCGTGCTTCAAGCTTTCATCTTTATGATGTTGACTATCGTCTACCTGAGTATGGCGCACGAAGATCACTAAAAGTGTGTTCTTTAAAAGTAATAATTTTTAAAACCTTAAAATCTAAAAACTGTAAAATTAGGAGTTAAAATGGAAACTGTAGTTGGTTTAACTGTTATCTCTGTAGCAATCCTTATTGGTTTGGCTGCTCTAGGTACAGCGATTGGCTTTGCGATCTTGGGTGGTAAATTCCTTGAAGCAAGTGCTCGTCAACCTGAACTTGCTCCAATGCTTCAAACTAAGATGTTCATCGTTGCTGGTCTTTTGGACGCAGTATCTA
The window above is part of the Marinomonas sp. THO17 genome. Proteins encoded here:
- the atpB gene encoding F0F1 ATP synthase subunit A, giving the protein MGVESPSAASYIKHHLQNLTFGQHPDGTWGFAHSAKEAAEMGFWAIHVDTLAVSIALGLLFLWLFRKAAKKASAETPSGLQNFVEMIVEFVDTNIKESFHGKSKMVAPLSLTIFVWIFLLNLMDLVPVDFLPATAQFIGVHLFGADPHHVYFKFVPTTDLNATLGLSLSVFVLIIFYSIKIKGVSGFVGELTLQPFGKWMIPFNLLLEGVGLLAKPVSLALRLFGNLYAGELIFILIALLPFGLQWLLSVPWAIFHILVIVLQAFIFMMLTIVYLSMAHEDH
- the atpE gene encoding F0F1 ATP synthase subunit C encodes the protein METVVGLTVISVAILIGLAALGTAIGFAILGGKFLEASARQPELAPMLQTKMFIVAGLLDAVSMIGVGIALFFTFANPFVALVAG